The nucleotide window AGCTCCGGGAGCTGCGGGGCGTGCTCACCCCCGAAGAAGCCGCCCGCTGGGAGCAGATCAAGCGCGACTTCCTGCGCAACAAGGCGATGGGCACGGACGACGCCGACATCGGCGGCCGCGTGGTCGCCCAGCTCGCCGACATCGCGGGCGGGCTCCAGGCCATGGGCGCGGCCGCGTCCGCCGCCCCCCGCGAGCCGCAGTCGGTACCGGAGACCGGTTCCGCGCTGGAGGAGCTGCCGGAGGTGGTGCGCGCCGCGGTGGAGCCGCTGCTGGAAGCGATCCGGGCCAGCCATGCGCAGCAGGGCCAGGTCACCGCCGCGGTCCTGCGCATGGTCTCCGCGATCGTGGTGGGACGGAGCGATCCCGCCGGAGACCGGGAGCCGTACGTTCCGGACGCGGAAGAGTCGCGGACGGAGGGATCTCTTCAGAACCTCCGGGTGGTCGGCGACGTCCAGGTCGGCGAGTAGACGGCCTCCTGGACGGCGCCGATCGGGACAGCTTCGGCGAGCGCTCCCGACCTACCCGATGGCCCGGCGCGCGGCGGCGAAGACCTCGTCCAGCATCTCCGGCGTGAGCCGGCCGGTGAAGGTGTTCTGCTGGCTGGGGTGGTACGAGCCGATCAGGGTGAGCCCGTCCGCCAGCGGCACCTCCGCCCCGTGCCCGAACCGGGGCTGCGGGACGGGGACGGGGCGCCCCGCTTCGCGCAGGAGGCGGAGCATCTGCCCCCAGGCGAAGCCGCCGAGCGCCACCACGGCGCGGAGGCGGGGGAGCGCCTCCAGCTCTCGCAGCACCCAGGGGGCGCAGGCGTCCCGCTCCTCGGGGGTGGGCCGGTTGTCCGGCGGCGCGCACTTCACCGCCCCGGTCACCCAGGCGTCCCGCAGCGTGAGCCCGTCGCCGACGTGCTCGGAGGTCGGCTGGCTGGCGAACCCGGCGCGGTGCAAGGC belongs to Longimicrobiaceae bacterium and includes:
- a CDS encoding uracil-DNA glycosylase; translation: MLKTLQDELVGCRRCPRLVEWRERVGREKRRAYRECDYWARPVPGFGDAEARLLVFGLAPAAHGANRTGRVFTGDRSGDWLFAALHRAGFASQPTSEHVGDGLTLRDAWVTGAVKCAPPDNRPTPEERDACAPWVLRELEALPRLRAVVALGGFAWGQMLRLLREAGRPVPVPQPRFGHGAEVPLADGLTLIGSYHPSQQNTFTGRLTPEMLDEVFAAARRAIG